The Pirellulales bacterium genome contains the following window.
AACCGGCACCGATGCTCAAGTCGGAGGTGGTGTTCACGCGACGGGCCTGATACTCCATCATCAGCACTCCGCCGGCGCCCACCGCCAATCCCACGATGCCCGCGAAAATCGAGAGAAAAATCCGCAACATCGGATTGGCCGCTTCCGGCTCGATGGCGTCGGCATAGGTCGTTACGCGATTCGGCAAGCCGAGCTGCAACTTGAGTTTGGAAAGGGTCGATTCGAGATCTCTGATGTTTTCGCTCTTGCGCTTGATTTCATCCTCGAGCGTGGCCACGCCGGCGTTGTCCTGAGTCGCGCTTGCTGCTTCTTCCCGTTTCTGATCGTAATCCGTCTGCAGCGCTTTGACTTGCTCTTCGAGCTGTGCCTGTGTCGGCAACATTTCTTCGAGCGATTTAGGTTCATCCCCATAGCCGCCTTTGCCCTCGGCCATCTCGGTAGCCAGGTATTTTTCAATCGTCGGTCGCAGTTCGCTTTTCTTTTGGTCGAGCTGCTCGTGAAGACCGGCAATTTGATGTTCGAGGCGACTGATCGTTTGATCGTGTTCGGGATGCTTCACGGCCTGTTTGTGGATCATGAGGGCGTTTTCCAGCTTGCCGATGTGGTCGGAAAGCTCTCCGATTCCCGGATCGCGCATCAACGCCGCTTGGACCATGTGCTCCGGCACTCCTCCACCGTTTTCCTGCCGATCTTTGGCGACAGCGACTCTCACATTGAGCCGCAGCAATTTGCTTTTCGCTTCATTCAATTGCCGAAGCCGTTCAGTGGATTCGTTCATCAATATCTGCGCCTTCATTCGCACCGACTCGACGTCTTTACTGTTGGATCGCTCCGCCAAGAGTTTTAGCTCCGACTGCAATCGGGCGATGTCGGCGTTGTTCGCTTTGACCTCTCGGTCGAACAAATCGTAAGTTATGTTCGTCTTTTGCCGCTCGAGGTCGACGACGTTTTTCAAATACGAGTCTTTCACCGCGTTGACAATCTTTACGAGTTGCGACTTATCCCTGCCGCGCATTTTGATTTGAAGGACTTCCGATTCGAGCGGAAAGGCGACGCTGATTTCGTCTTTCAGGAACTCTTCCGGCTTATCTTCGGCACGAATGATCGGCAAGTTGGCGATTGCCGGATTGTTCAGTGCCGCGCGCAAAACGTCCGGGCTTTTGATCAAGGCCGACTGCGTTTTGCGATACTGTTCGTATTCGACGGGGTCACGATGCATAAAGCCGGCGTTGCGTTCCACCAGTGCGGCTGGGGCATCGCCGACTTTCAACCACGCGATGACTTCGTAGTTCGACGGCGTAATCAGCCAGACCAGCGTCGCCAGCGGTAGGCCGACCATCAAGCCGGCTATCATTGCCAGCAGCCAGCGACGCCGCAGGGCGTGCATCAATTGCGTGAAGTTTAGCCCTTGTGTTGCTGGCTCGGAGCCAAATGGAGACAAGCCTCCAGGAAGCATGTAAGGGCTGAGCGTTTGCGATTCATGATCGCGGACGACCAAAGCTCGCGATGCCGAACGTGTTTCGCCGTTGCTCGATGTGTGCAGGGCTTCAAAAGAATCGGAAGTGACTTGACTCACGGCAATGCCCTCGAAAAAAGTGGAAAACTAAATTGGACC
Protein-coding sequences here:
- a CDS encoding polysaccharide biosynthesis tyrosine autokinase, with the protein product MSQVTSDSFEALHTSSNGETRSASRALVVRDHESQTLSPYMLPGGLSPFGSEPATQGLNFTQLMHALRRRWLLAMIAGLMVGLPLATLVWLITPSNYEVIAWLKVGDAPAALVERNAGFMHRDPVEYEQYRKTQSALIKSPDVLRAALNNPAIANLPIIRAEDKPEEFLKDEISVAFPLESEVLQIKMRGRDKSQLVKIVNAVKDSYLKNVVDLERQKTNITYDLFDREVKANNADIARLQSELKLLAERSNSKDVESVRMKAQILMNESTERLRQLNEAKSKLLRLNVRVAVAKDRQENGGGVPEHMVQAALMRDPGIGELSDHIGKLENALMIHKQAVKHPEHDQTISRLEHQIAGLHEQLDQKKSELRPTIEKYLATEMAEGKGGYGDEPKSLEEMLPTQAQLEEQVKALQTDYDQKREEAASATQDNAGVATLEDEIKRKSENIRDLESTLSKLKLQLGLPNRVTTYADAIEPEAANPMLRIFLSIFAGIVGLAVGAGGVLMMEYQARRVNTTSDLSIGAGLRVLGTVPNLSKLSSSKGLNGSAALQGILAESVDSIRTMLLTRDEPPRVVVLTSAGDSEGKTTVATHLAASLARSGRRTLLVDGDLRSPSIHAMFNAAPEPGVCEVIRGEADFEGVLQPTPVDGLMLVAAGQCDYQCIAALSKDCFKDFVEKAREQFEYVIIDSAPVLTYADMLLMGAHVDAAVLSVRRDVSQMHRVYEARERMESVGIRVLGAVVNGLSETSRRPAYALPSSG